In Longimicrobiaceae bacterium, the genomic window GTGGCCGCGTGTTCCAGGTCGCGCAGTGGTATCCGCAGGTCGCCACGTACGACGACGTGGCGGGCCCCGACGTGACGCCGTACACCGGCAACAGCGAGTTCTACCTGGAGTACGGCGACTTCGACGTGGACCTCACCCTGCCGGCGGGGTGGATCGTGGGCGCCACGGGCACGCTCCGGAATGCGGACGAGGTTCTGCCGCCGGAGACGCGCCGCCGCCTGGACCTGGCGCTGTCCGGCGACACCGTCGTCCACGTCCTCACCAGCGCCGACCTGGGCTCGCGCGCCACGCTACGCGGCGCGGACGGGCGCACGACGTGGCGCTTCTCCGCGCGCGACGTGCGCGACTTCGCCTTCGCCACGTCCGACCGCTACCTGTGGGACGCCACCCGCGCCACGATCCCGCAGGACGGCGGCACCAGCCGGACGGTGGCCGTGCACTCGCTCTACCGCCGCGGCGCGCCGGGCTGGGGGCTCTCCGCGCGGTACGGGCAGCACGCGGTGGGCTTCCTCAGCCGGCTGCTCATCCCGTACATCTACCCGCAGGTCACGGTGAGCGAGGGGCCGGAGTACGGGATGGAGTACCCGCAGCTCGTCTTCATCGGCCGGCCCAGCAGTTCGCGCGAGCTGGAGGCGGTGATCGCGCACGAGGTGGGGCACGAGTGGTTCCCCATGATGGTGGGGCCGGACGAGAGCGCGTTTGCGTGGATGGACGAGGGCATCAACACCTACGACGAGGCCCGCGCCACGGCCGACTACTTCCCCGGCAGCGACCCCTGGGAGGAGCCGCGGGCCGCGTACCTGGGCATCGCGCGCAGCAAGGCCGAGGTGCCCATGATGCACCCTATCGACGACGTGAAGGAGCCCGCCAGCGGCATCGCGGCGTACTTCAAGCCCGGCACCGTGCTGCGCTCGCTGAACGCCGTCGTCGGCGACTCGGTGTACCGCCTGGCCATGCGCACGTACTCGCGCGATTGGCTGCTGAAGCACCCGTACCCGTGGGACTTCTTCGACACCTTCGAACGGGTGAGCGGGCGCGACCTGGACTGGTTCATCGAGCCGTGGTGGTTCCGCACCGCCACGCTGGACCAGGCGGTGGGCGCGGTCACGCAGGCGCCCGGCGGCGTCACCGTCACCGTGCGCGACCTGGGCGATGCACCCGCCCCCGCGATCGTCGTCGCCACGCTGGCGGACGGCACGACGGCCCGCGCCACCATCCCCGGCGAGCGGTTCGCCGTCGACCGCCGCCGCACGGTGAGCGTCACGATCCCCGCCACCGCCCGCGCCGTCCGTGTGGAGATCGACCCCGAGCAGCTCTTCCCCGACACCAACCGCCGCAACAACGTCTGGACCGCCCCCAATCCGTAGATGCGGTAGATGCGGTAGATGCGGTAGATGCGGTAGATGCGGTAGATGCGGTAGATGCGGTAGATGCGGTAGATGCGGTAGATGCGGTAGATGCGGGGAAGAGGTGGGTTGAGCAGATAGGCGGCAAGGTCGATGAGCCGCCGCGTCGGCCCGCGACATCACGGCAGATGCGCAGCGGGCACCGCACGACGGGCGCCTCTCGCCGGTAGGGCCCGACCTGCGTGTCGGGCCGGGGTGGGGACGGCGAACGAAATCGAATGAGCGACGGCACGATCATCCGATGCGAGGAACGGTGCCGAGCGGACAAGGTTGTCGGCGCGGCGCCGTTCCGCCGTTCCCAAAAGAAGATGTGCGGCGAGAGACCGGCGGGCGGTTTCGCCGGGCTCACGCCGGGGCGGGGAGACCCCGGACGGAGGCCAACAGCAGTACCGTTGGCCGGAGGAGGAGGCTCCCCGACCCCGCGTAGGAGACGGACGGGCAAGCAGTACCGCCCGGCCGGCTCCGGAGCGGCCCATCCGAAGCGCACCTTCGCCCGCCGGCCGGAACGACGAACGGGGAGCCACCCGCCATGGATGGCTCCCCGTCGTGTACCGATCAACCTTCAGCTACGCTCTATCCTACTCCCCCAACTCCATCCAGCGAAAAAGCTTACTGGACGGTGAGCGTGCCCTTCATGCCCATGGGCGCGTGCGGGTCGCACTGGAACTTGTACGTGCCCGCGTCCATGGTCACCTGCAGGTCGTAGCTCTGGCCGGGCGCGGCCAGGTACGGGCTGGGCGCGGGCAGGTTCGCCGCTCCGGGGTTCTCGGCCGCCGTGAAGTCGACGTTGTGCTGCGCGCCGCCGTCGCTCACGAAGTGGATCACGTCGCCCTTCTTGGCGGTGATCTCCGACGGCTGGAACTGGCCCGCCGCGCCGCTCTGCGTGGTCACCATCTTCACCTCGATGGTGTTGCCGGCCGCCGCGGGTGCCGCCGCCGCCGGGGCAGCCGCCGCCGTGCCCGTGTCGGCCGCGGGGGCCGCCTGCTCGCCGCTGCCGGCCTTGTCGCCGCCGCCGCACGCGGCCGCGAGAACGATCAGTCCCAGCGCGGGAAGCTTGAGAAGTTCGCGCTTGAAGCTGGACATGTGTCTCTCCTGAGCTTGAGTTCGTTCCGATCCAGAATGCCGCTGGATGCCGTGAATCTACCGTCCGGCGGGCCACCGCGCAGTCGGGAAACGCGCGGCCCGCACCGGTGCGATCCCCCGCCCCGCGTGGGAGATCGCCCCACAAGGTACCCGCCGGGGCCGCTGCCGCAACCCCGCCTCGGTGTCACATGCCCAGCGCAGCGCGGATGGTGAGCGGGATGCGCTCCTTGGTCCACGGCGGGCTGAAGGTCAGCTCCACGTCGGCCTGCTCCACGCCTTCCACGCCCTCGACCGCGGCGCGCGCCTGGTCCAGGATGTCGCCCGCCACGGGGCAGCCGGGCGAGGTGAGCGTCATGGTCACGTCCACCCGCCCGCCGTCGATCCGGATGTCGTAGATGAGGCCCAGCACCACCAGGTCCAGGTGCATCTCCGGGTCCTTGACCTTGCGGAGGGCCTTCTTCACGGCTGCTTCGGTAACCATCGTTCGGCTCGTGGGTTAGGTTCTTGCGGAGAGGGCTCCGCGGGCCGCAGCATAGCCCTTGCGCGGCGGTGCTGTCAATGGCATGTGGGTGCCGCTTGCCACCGCCGCCCGTAGCAGTATCTTGTCGGCGGCCCGCGGCGGAACATCCGTTCGCAGGGCCGCCCGCCGCCGCAACGACAGACGCAGAAGCCGACCGTGACCCGTCCCGACCCCACGCCCGTGCGCCGCATCGCCATCAACACCGGCGGCGGAGACGCTCCGGGCCTCAACGCCGTGATCCGCGCGGCGACCTTGGCCGCGCTCCGGGAAGGGTGGGAGGTGCTGGGCATCCGCCGCGGCTACATGGGCCTGCTGGAGGACGAGGTCGACGACGAGCCGGGCATCTTCCCGCTCAACGCCCACGCCGTGCGCGGCATCCACCACCTGGGCGGCACCATCCTGGGCACCACCACGCGCGGGAACCCGTTCGGGCTGGAGGTCAAGCAGCCAGACGGCACCTGGGGCACCGAGGACCGCTCGCAGGAGATCGTGGACCGCTTCCGCGAGCTGCGCATCGACGCGCTCATCGCCATCGGCGGCGACGGCTCGCTCAACATCGCGCACGCCCTGCACGCCAAGGGGCTGCCAGTGGTGGGCGTGCCCAAGACGATCGACAACGACCTGCGCGCCACCGACCTCACCTTCGGCTTCCAGACCGCGGTCGAGGTCGCCACCGACGCCATCGACCGGCTGCACTCCACCGCCGAGGCGCACCAGCGCTGCATGATCGTGCAGGTGATGGGGCGCCACACCGGCTGGATCGCGCTCGAGTCCGGCCTGGCCGGCGGCGCCGACGTGATCCTGCTGCCCGAGATCCCGTACTCGGTCGACCGCATCGCAGACAAGGTGCGCGGCCGCGACGCCGCCCGCCGGCGCTTCAGCATCGTGGTGGTCGCCGAGGGCGCGCACCCGGCCAACGGCTCGCCCAGCTACGCCGACCCCACCGGCCGCTACGGCGGCATCGCCGACCGGCTGGCGGTGGAGATCGAGGCCGCCACGGGCAAGGAGACGCGCAGCCTGGTGCTGGGCCACATCCAGCGCGGCGGCAGCCCCATCGCGTACGACCGCAACCTGGCACTGCGCTTCGGCGCCGCCGCCGTGCGCTGCATCCGCGAGGGGGAGCTGGGCACCATGGTCGCGCTCCAGGGCGGCAGCGTCCGCTCGGTCCCTCTGGGCGACGCCGTGGGCGAGCTCAAGCGCGTGCCGCTGGAGGGCGACATGATGCAGGCCGCCCGCCAGCTCGGCGTCTCCTTCGGCGACTGACGCGACCGCATCTCCGCACGCGCGATACGCTCGGCGGACCCGCGGATTCTGCACGATTCGAGGGATTTTCCCGGACGAACGTTCGGCAGGTTACGCCCGGTCGGTACCGGCAGCCCAGCAGGCGCGCCGAAAAGCCACCCGAGAAGTGGCGTGGAACACATGATGCATCGCGCCCGGCCGCGCCCCTGTGGCCGGCGCGGCGCTCCAGCAGCCGCGGACCGTCGCCGCAGCACCGCACCGGTGCCGCACTCCCGGCGCCGCATCCCCCAGCACATCCCGATGCCTGCAACGACCCAGCCGCGAATGCGCGACGAAGCTGCGACGGCCGCCCTTCCCGGCGTTCACCCCGCCGCGCAGGTCGCGCTCGCCTTCGCCGCCGTGCCGCTCCAGGGCGCGCCAGACGCGGTAGCCGCCGCCTGCGTGGAGGCCGCGCGCCGCGTGACCGGCGGGCCGGCGTGGATCGGCGTGCCCACCCGCCCCGTGCCGCTCTCCGTGGGCGACGCGCGCGAGGGGCTGGCGCCGCTGCTCCGCTTTCCCGCCCCCGGCGGCGAGGGCGAGCTGTGGGTGGGCGAGGCGCGCGCCGCCGCCCTCCCCGCCGACGTCCGCGACGCCGTGGCGGGGCAGATGGAGCGCATCTGGCAGATCCAGGAGCAGCGCGCCGCGCAGGCGCTGGAGCTGGACCAGCTGCGCTTCCACCTCACCGCGCTCCAGCAGGTCGCCCGCACCCTCGCCGTCGTCCGCGGCGCCGAGGAGACCGAGCGCCTGGTGCTGGACTCGGTGGGCGAGGTCTTCTTCGCCTGGTGGGCCGCGCTGTACCACACCGACGGCGAGCAGTACACCTGCCGCGCCGTTCGCTCGCTGCGTGGCGAGAGCGTCGCCTACGCCATCCCCGCGCGC contains:
- a CDS encoding metal-sulfur cluster assembly factor → MVTEAAVKKALRKVKDPEMHLDLVVLGLIYDIRIDGGRVDVTMTLTSPGCPVAGDILDQARAAVEGVEGVEQADVELTFSPPWTKERIPLTIRAALGM
- a CDS encoding plastocyanin/azurin family copper-binding protein, translating into MSSFKRELLKLPALGLIVLAAACGGGDKAGSGEQAAPAADTGTAAAAPAAAAPAAAGNTIEVKMVTTQSGAAGQFQPSEITAKKGDVIHFVSDGGAQHNVDFTAAENPGAANLPAPSPYLAAPGQSYDLQVTMDAGTYKFQCDPHAPMGMKGTLTVQ
- a CDS encoding M1 family aminopeptidase; the encoded protein is MRRLVVRSVLALALAPVACAPATRPSAGPSPAPGDSVERPAPRAIPVPQSFRDAVQRGTRTATGQPGPRYWQQRVRYEIRAELEPHTAALRGHERIVYVNHAPGPLPAVLFNLYQNLFSSHYLTAQNPLNTGGLALERVAVGGRALSAIPQAAMEAAKSGTPLPTGYGVDGTMGVVVLPQPVASGDSVTFEIDWHFKVPPAGAPRTGWEDALGGRVFQVAQWYPQVATYDDVAGPDVTPYTGNSEFYLEYGDFDVDLTLPAGWIVGATGTLRNADEVLPPETRRRLDLALSGDTVVHVLTSADLGSRATLRGADGRTTWRFSARDVRDFAFATSDRYLWDATRATIPQDGGTSRTVAVHSLYRRGAPGWGLSARYGQHAVGFLSRLLIPYIYPQVTVSEGPEYGMEYPQLVFIGRPSSSRELEAVIAHEVGHEWFPMMVGPDESAFAWMDEGINTYDEARATADYFPGSDPWEEPRAAYLGIARSKAEVPMMHPIDDVKEPASGIAAYFKPGTVLRSLNAVVGDSVYRLAMRTYSRDWLLKHPYPWDFFDTFERVSGRDLDWFIEPWWFRTATLDQAVGAVTQAPGGVTVTVRDLGDAPAPAIVVATLADGTTARATIPGERFAVDRRRTVSVTIPATARAVRVEIDPEQLFPDTNRRNNVWTAPNP
- a CDS encoding ATP-dependent 6-phosphofructokinase — protein: MTRPDPTPVRRIAINTGGGDAPGLNAVIRAATLAALREGWEVLGIRRGYMGLLEDEVDDEPGIFPLNAHAVRGIHHLGGTILGTTTRGNPFGLEVKQPDGTWGTEDRSQEIVDRFRELRIDALIAIGGDGSLNIAHALHAKGLPVVGVPKTIDNDLRATDLTFGFQTAVEVATDAIDRLHSTAEAHQRCMIVQVMGRHTGWIALESGLAGGADVILLPEIPYSVDRIADKVRGRDAARRRFSIVVVAEGAHPANGSPSYADPTGRYGGIADRLAVEIEAATGKETRSLVLGHIQRGGSPIAYDRNLALRFGAAAVRCIREGELGTMVALQGGSVRSVPLGDAVGELKRVPLEGDMMQAARQLGVSFGD